A stretch of the Gemmatirosa kalamazoonensis genome encodes the following:
- a CDS encoding cupin domain-containing protein yields the protein MKRPLLLVALGLCAAPAGAQVLAHGSTIEHDSTVAKEEPGTHGGGGMSTGYSFFARAPGLTTVFRKRALHPGAGIGYHEHKDDEIYYVLSGRGAYTLDGVTREVGPGTALLTRAGSSHGMKVLGDQDLVLIITYQQRPRVSKP from the coding sequence GTGAAGCGACCGCTCCTGCTCGTCGCGTTAGGCCTGTGCGCCGCGCCGGCGGGTGCGCAGGTGCTGGCCCACGGATCCACCATCGAGCACGACTCGACCGTCGCGAAGGAGGAGCCGGGGACGCACGGTGGCGGCGGCATGTCCACCGGCTACTCGTTCTTCGCGAGAGCGCCCGGGCTCACCACGGTGTTCCGCAAGCGCGCGCTGCACCCGGGTGCCGGCATCGGCTACCACGAGCACAAGGACGACGAGATCTACTACGTGCTCAGCGGCCGCGGCGCGTACACGCTCGATGGCGTCACGCGCGAGGTCGGCCCCGGAACGGCGCTGCTCACCCGCGCGGGCAGCTCGCACGGCATGAAGGTGCTCGGCGACCAGGACCTCGTGCTCATCATCACGTACCAGCAGCGTCCGCGCGTGTCGAAGCCCTAG
- a CDS encoding glycoside hydrolase family 97 protein: MRLRSIRCAASLALAAATAGAQPRTYSARSPDGETVIALAVGPQVTYTVTHRGRTLVAPSPISLTLGDGRVLGHDARPSGARTRQVSDSVRPVVAVKNAIVGERYGEVHVDFRGGYALEARAYDDGVAYRWITSLPDSVTVQSEEATFRFEGNPTAVVGLDSTFMTHQEPAWGRVPIDSIAGRKMGLLPLLVDVGAAKVAITESDLESYAGMYLASGGPGTLHGVFPQAARAEHARNDRDVDVTDRFPYLARTAGRRTFPWRVLFVADEDRELLESELVYRLAPANRLTDVSWIRPGKVAWDWWNALNVTGVPFRAGVNTDTYKYYIDFAARYHLPYIILDEGWYKLGDLMSVTPGVDVPELVRYGESKGVGVILWVVWHTLDLQMTPALDQFRRWGVKGIKVDFMQRDDQAIVDFYWRTAREAAARHLTVDFHGAHKPAGLNRAYPNVLSFEGVKGLENDKWSTLVTPTHDVTLPFTRMLAGPMDYTPGAMINAQPRQFRAVFERPMSQGTRAHQLAMYVVYESPLQMLADSPTQYLREAESMEFLEAVPTTWDETRALDGRVGEHVLVARRSGSEWYVGAMTNDRARTLALDLSFLGDGPYTLDAWEDGPNADRDGTDYRKTSRSVTRGTRVELHLAPGGGYAARIRRTGQ, from the coding sequence ATGAGACTCCGATCGATTCGCTGCGCCGCCTCGCTCGCCCTCGCCGCCGCGACGGCCGGCGCGCAGCCCCGCACCTACTCCGCGCGATCCCCAGACGGCGAGACGGTGATCGCCCTCGCCGTCGGACCGCAGGTGACGTACACGGTGACGCATCGCGGCCGCACGCTCGTCGCGCCGTCGCCGATCTCGCTCACGTTGGGCGACGGCCGAGTGCTGGGCCACGACGCACGCCCGAGCGGGGCGCGCACGCGGCAGGTCAGCGACTCCGTCAGGCCCGTCGTCGCCGTCAAGAACGCGATCGTGGGCGAGCGGTACGGCGAGGTGCACGTCGACTTCCGCGGCGGCTACGCGCTCGAGGCACGCGCGTACGACGACGGCGTCGCGTACCGGTGGATCACGAGCCTCCCGGACAGCGTCACCGTGCAGTCGGAGGAGGCGACGTTCCGCTTCGAGGGAAACCCGACCGCGGTGGTGGGGCTCGACTCGACGTTCATGACGCATCAGGAGCCGGCGTGGGGCCGCGTGCCGATCGACAGCATCGCGGGGCGCAAGATGGGCCTCCTGCCGCTGCTCGTCGACGTCGGCGCCGCCAAGGTCGCCATCACCGAGTCGGACCTCGAGAGCTACGCCGGGATGTATCTCGCGAGCGGCGGACCGGGCACGCTGCACGGCGTCTTCCCGCAGGCCGCGCGCGCCGAGCATGCACGAAACGATCGCGACGTCGACGTCACCGACCGCTTTCCGTATCTCGCGCGCACCGCCGGACGGCGCACGTTCCCGTGGCGTGTGCTGTTCGTCGCCGACGAGGACCGCGAGCTGCTCGAGAGCGAGCTCGTATACCGGCTCGCGCCCGCGAACCGCCTGACGGACGTCTCGTGGATCCGTCCCGGCAAGGTGGCGTGGGACTGGTGGAACGCGCTCAACGTGACGGGCGTGCCGTTCCGCGCCGGCGTGAACACCGACACGTACAAGTACTACATCGACTTCGCGGCGCGGTACCACCTCCCGTACATCATCCTCGACGAGGGCTGGTACAAGCTCGGCGACCTCATGTCCGTCACGCCGGGCGTCGACGTGCCGGAGCTCGTGCGCTACGGCGAGAGCAAGGGCGTCGGCGTCATCCTGTGGGTCGTGTGGCACACGCTCGACCTGCAGATGACGCCCGCGCTCGACCAGTTCCGGCGATGGGGCGTGAAGGGCATCAAGGTCGACTTCATGCAGCGCGACGATCAGGCCATCGTCGACTTCTACTGGCGCACGGCGCGCGAGGCGGCGGCGCGGCATCTCACGGTCGACTTCCACGGCGCGCACAAGCCGGCGGGGCTCAATCGCGCGTACCCGAACGTGCTGAGCTTCGAGGGCGTGAAGGGACTCGAGAACGACAAGTGGAGCACGCTCGTCACGCCGACGCACGACGTCACGCTCCCGTTCACGCGCATGCTCGCCGGCCCGATGGACTACACGCCCGGCGCGATGATCAACGCGCAGCCGCGGCAGTTCCGCGCCGTGTTCGAGCGCCCGATGAGCCAGGGGACGCGCGCCCACCAGCTCGCGATGTACGTCGTCTACGAGAGCCCCCTGCAGATGCTCGCCGACAGTCCCACGCAGTACCTGCGCGAGGCCGAGTCCATGGAGTTCCTCGAGGCGGTGCCGACGACGTGGGACGAGACGCGCGCGCTCGACGGCCGTGTCGGCGAGCACGTGCTCGTCGCGCGCCGCAGCGGCAGCGAGTGGTACGTCGGCGCGATGACGAACGACCGCGCGCGCACGCTCGCGCTCGACCTCTCGTTCCTCGGCGACGGCCCGTACACGCTCGACGCGTGGGAGGACGGACCGAACGCGGACCGCGACGGCACCGACTACCGCAAGACGTCTCGCTCCGTGACGCGCGGCACGCGCGTGGAGCTCCACCTCGCGCCGGGCGGCGGCTACGCGGCGCGCATCCGGAGAACGGGCCAGTGA
- a CDS encoding DUF7133 domain-containing protein: MKMEMSFRSGPFGGALLVASLLVGCRHEPVPQPAPAAAPAAAMPTPASTAPPAPAANPLAALYVDTGVTPVRSPQDEARTFRLVDGYRAELVAAEPLVQDPVAIDFDADGRMYVVEMRAFMPNIDGKGEDRPIGRVVVLEDTNDDGVMDRKTVFLDSLVLPRTIKVMQHGVLVGAPPNLYFARDTNADLRADVRTLVRGDYGTLSSNPEHNANGLLWGLDNWLHNANYAGEFRLQPDGSFAFRPAPEEGQWGVSSDDYGRLFRNSNEDPLRTDYIPEHYAARGGNAGLRRGVYEQVTRNTSVWPDHKTPAVNRGYREGVLRGDSSLAMFTSAGSPTVYVGDRLPDELRGSVFVTEPAGNLVARFVIEDSGDGFARARKAYERADFMTASDQRFRPVNLSSAPDGTLYVVDMYRGIIQHRAYITDYLEQKIRERGMEQPVGLGRIWRIVHTSTQRGPAPQLSRASAADLVPLLAHPNGWWRFKAQQLLVERGDRSVADALRAMIRSHRDDRARLHALWTLDGLGESDPLTIETALADSSPYVRAAAVRISEPWLARASHPLQDAVLRLADDRTPLVRRQLAASLGELTATRRDAALVTVASRYGDDPIVTDLVAGAVRGRETAFLEKLLATRGEHAAAVQSIAASIVRSRDAAAIGRLLTLAGQPSRPRWQRLALLTGANPRSGQRAPRGPRPSFEPPAGAAAGGAASGAAPEGPPRPTAAPPIALPNRPAALLAAAESPDSAIRAQARAVADALTWPGKGGAAAPAARALTADEQARYEAGRQQYTSTCAGCHQANGGGLAGVAKPLVGSRFVLGTPVRLIRIVLNGKEGEMLMPPIGGTLTDEQVANVLTYVRRSWGNDADPIEPTQVKEIRAATAGRKKPWTEAELLRITR, from the coding sequence ATGAAGATGGAGATGTCGTTCCGCTCCGGCCCGTTCGGCGGAGCCTTGCTCGTCGCGTCGCTGCTCGTCGGCTGCCGGCACGAGCCGGTGCCGCAACCCGCGCCCGCCGCCGCGCCAGCCGCGGCCATGCCGACCCCGGCGTCCACCGCGCCACCGGCGCCCGCCGCGAACCCGCTCGCGGCGCTGTACGTCGACACTGGCGTGACGCCGGTGCGGTCGCCGCAGGACGAGGCGCGCACGTTCAGGCTCGTCGACGGCTACCGGGCCGAGCTCGTGGCCGCGGAGCCGCTCGTGCAGGATCCGGTCGCGATCGACTTCGACGCCGACGGGCGGATGTACGTCGTCGAGATGCGCGCGTTCATGCCGAACATCGACGGCAAGGGCGAGGACCGGCCGATCGGGCGCGTCGTCGTGCTCGAGGACACGAACGACGACGGCGTCATGGACCGCAAGACCGTGTTCCTCGACAGCCTCGTGCTGCCGCGCACCATCAAGGTCATGCAGCACGGCGTGCTGGTGGGCGCGCCGCCGAACCTGTACTTCGCGCGTGACACGAACGCCGACCTGCGCGCCGACGTGCGCACGCTCGTGCGCGGCGACTACGGCACGCTCAGCTCCAACCCCGAGCACAACGCGAACGGCTTGCTGTGGGGTCTCGACAACTGGCTGCACAACGCGAACTACGCGGGCGAGTTCCGTCTGCAGCCCGACGGCTCGTTCGCGTTCCGCCCGGCGCCGGAGGAAGGCCAGTGGGGCGTGTCGTCGGACGACTACGGGCGACTGTTCCGCAACAGCAACGAGGACCCGCTCCGCACCGACTACATCCCCGAGCACTACGCGGCGCGCGGCGGCAACGCCGGGCTGCGGCGCGGCGTGTACGAGCAGGTGACGCGCAACACGTCGGTGTGGCCCGACCACAAGACACCCGCCGTGAACCGCGGCTACCGCGAGGGCGTGCTCCGCGGCGACAGCTCGCTCGCGATGTTCACGTCCGCCGGCAGCCCCACGGTGTACGTCGGCGACCGGCTGCCTGACGAGCTGCGCGGGTCGGTGTTCGTCACGGAGCCGGCGGGGAACCTCGTCGCGCGGTTCGTCATCGAGGACAGCGGCGACGGCTTCGCGCGGGCGCGCAAGGCGTACGAGCGCGCCGACTTCATGACGGCGAGCGACCAGCGGTTCCGCCCCGTCAACCTCTCGTCGGCGCCCGACGGCACGCTGTACGTCGTCGACATGTACCGGGGCATCATCCAGCACCGCGCGTACATCACCGACTACCTCGAGCAGAAGATCCGCGAGCGCGGCATGGAGCAGCCGGTCGGCCTCGGCCGCATCTGGCGCATCGTGCACACGAGCACCCAGCGCGGGCCGGCGCCGCAGCTGTCGCGTGCGTCGGCGGCCGACCTCGTGCCGCTGCTCGCGCACCCGAACGGGTGGTGGCGCTTCAAGGCGCAGCAGCTGCTCGTGGAGCGCGGCGACCGCTCGGTGGCCGACGCGCTGCGCGCGATGATCCGCTCGCATCGCGACGACCGCGCGCGGCTGCACGCGCTGTGGACGCTCGACGGGCTCGGCGAGTCGGACCCGCTGACGATCGAAACCGCGCTCGCCGACTCGTCGCCGTACGTGCGCGCGGCGGCGGTGCGCATCAGCGAGCCGTGGCTCGCGCGCGCGTCGCACCCGCTGCAGGACGCCGTGCTGCGCCTCGCCGACGACCGCACGCCGCTCGTCCGCCGCCAGCTCGCGGCGTCGCTCGGCGAGCTCACCGCGACGCGGCGCGACGCCGCGCTCGTGACGGTGGCGAGCCGCTACGGCGACGACCCGATCGTGACGGACCTCGTCGCCGGCGCGGTGCGCGGACGCGAGACGGCGTTCCTCGAGAAGCTGCTCGCGACGCGCGGCGAGCACGCCGCCGCGGTGCAGTCGATCGCGGCGTCGATCGTGCGCTCCCGCGACGCGGCGGCGATCGGCCGGCTGCTCACGCTCGCCGGCCAGCCGTCGCGCCCGCGCTGGCAGCGGCTCGCGCTGCTCACCGGCGCGAACCCGCGCAGTGGACAGCGGGCGCCGCGTGGACCGCGGCCGAGCTTCGAGCCGCCGGCCGGTGCCGCGGCGGGCGGCGCGGCGAGCGGCGCGGCGCCCGAGGGGCCACCACGTCCGACGGCGGCGCCACCGATCGCGCTGCCTAACCGACCTGCGGCGCTCCTCGCGGCGGCGGAGAGCCCGGACAGCGCGATCCGCGCGCAGGCCCGCGCCGTCGCCGACGCGCTCACGTGGCCCGGCAAGGGCGGCGCCGCCGCGCCGGCGGCCCGCGCGCTCACCGCGGACGAGCAGGCGCGCTACGAGGCCGGGCGGCAGCAGTACACGTCGACGTGCGCCGGCTGCCACCAGGCGAACGGCGGCGGCCTCGCCGGCGTCGCGAAGCCGCTCGTCGGCTCGCGCTTCGTGCTCGGCACTCCCGTTAGGCTCATCCGCATCGTGCTGAACGGCAAGGAGGGCGAGATGCTCATGCCCCCCATCGGCGGCACGCTGACCGACGAGCAGGTGGCGAACGTGCTCACCTACGTGCGGCGCTCGTGGGGGAACGACGCGGACCCGATCGAGCCGACGCAGGTGAAGGAGATCCGCGCCGCGACGGCCGGCCGCAAGAAGCCGTGGACGGAGGCGGAGCTGCTGCGCATCACCCGATGA
- a CDS encoding family 78 glycoside hydrolase catalytic domain, whose amino-acid sequence MPASWIADPDAPGDVYGVYHFRRALDLRAAPSRFVVHVSADNRYRLFVNGTSVASGPQRSDVPHWRYETVDLAPFLRAGRNVLAAEVWNWGAYRPVAQCGTRTGFLVQGDGAAEAAANTGPGWKVLRDSAYRPIPISFADVRGYYAAPPGENVDGAAYPWGWERVDYDDARWRTIATGAGGGVIGRVQLYGVGDLGAPGTAPWQLQPRTIPPMEEAPVRFASVRRAQGVSAGDAFLRGTGALVIPARTRATLLLDNGQLTNAYPVVETSGGAGSSITLTYAEALRDAQGRKGNRDSVEGKTIAGVRDVVRPGGGAERRRFRALWFRTYRYVQLDVETAAEPLSVHDVSGVFTGYPLVERARFASDLPWLADMWRMNWRGARLDAWETYFDTPYYEQLQYVGDTRVQSLISLYVGGDARLMREAIVQFDRSRLPEGITQSRYPSCLVQIIPPFSLIWVAMVHDYWMHRDEPAFVRALLPGVRGVLAWYERHVDSTGMVGPTPWWNYVDWTPAWRNGVPPGADRGHSAMTSLLFVYALQRAAQMEDSLGLPAEGSRERALAARITAAVRARTWRPARGLFADAPDSASFSQQTNVMAVLSGAVPAAERRTVMERVLADTTLVRASYYYGFYVLEALREAGLGERYVEQLAPWRGMLALGLTTTPETPEPTRSDSHAWSAHPNYGLLATVLGVRPSAPGFRRVRVAPSLGPLHRAEGRVPHPLGDVEVRLERVGATGVRGEVTLPAGLSGTFVWRGREAPLHAGRQEIRL is encoded by the coding sequence GTGCCCGCGAGCTGGATCGCCGACCCCGACGCGCCGGGCGACGTGTACGGCGTATACCATTTCCGCCGCGCGCTCGACCTCCGCGCCGCGCCGTCGCGATTCGTCGTCCACGTCTCGGCCGACAACCGCTATCGGTTGTTCGTGAACGGCACGTCGGTCGCGAGCGGCCCGCAGCGCTCGGACGTGCCGCACTGGCGCTACGAGACGGTGGATCTCGCGCCGTTCCTGCGCGCGGGGCGCAACGTGCTCGCGGCCGAGGTGTGGAACTGGGGCGCGTATCGCCCGGTGGCGCAGTGCGGCACGCGCACCGGCTTCCTCGTGCAGGGCGACGGCGCGGCGGAGGCGGCGGCGAACACGGGGCCGGGATGGAAGGTGCTGCGCGACTCCGCGTATCGGCCGATCCCGATCTCGTTCGCCGACGTGCGCGGCTACTACGCCGCCCCGCCCGGCGAGAACGTCGACGGCGCGGCGTACCCGTGGGGATGGGAGCGCGTCGACTACGACGACGCGCGCTGGCGCACGATCGCGACCGGCGCGGGCGGCGGTGTGATCGGACGCGTGCAGCTCTACGGCGTCGGCGACCTCGGCGCGCCGGGCACCGCGCCGTGGCAGCTCCAGCCGCGCACGATCCCGCCGATGGAGGAAGCGCCGGTGCGCTTCGCGTCGGTGCGGCGCGCGCAGGGCGTGAGCGCGGGCGACGCGTTCCTGCGCGGGACGGGGGCGCTCGTCATCCCCGCGCGCACGCGCGCCACGCTGCTGCTCGACAACGGCCAGCTCACGAACGCGTATCCTGTCGTGGAGACGAGCGGCGGCGCGGGGAGCTCGATCACGCTCACCTATGCCGAGGCACTGCGCGACGCGCAGGGACGCAAGGGCAACCGCGACTCGGTGGAGGGCAAGACGATCGCCGGCGTGCGCGACGTCGTGCGCCCGGGCGGCGGCGCCGAGCGACGGCGCTTCCGCGCGCTGTGGTTCCGCACCTACCGCTACGTGCAGCTCGACGTCGAGACGGCCGCCGAGCCGCTCAGCGTGCACGACGTCAGCGGCGTGTTCACCGGCTACCCGCTCGTGGAGCGCGCGCGCTTCGCGAGCGACCTGCCGTGGCTCGCGGACATGTGGCGCATGAACTGGCGCGGCGCGCGCCTCGACGCGTGGGAGACGTACTTCGACACGCCGTACTACGAGCAGCTGCAGTACGTCGGCGACACGCGCGTGCAGTCGCTCATCTCGCTGTACGTGGGCGGCGACGCGCGGCTGATGCGCGAGGCGATCGTGCAGTTCGACCGGTCGCGTCTCCCGGAGGGGATCACCCAGAGCCGGTACCCGTCGTGCCTCGTGCAGATCATCCCGCCGTTCTCGCTGATCTGGGTGGCGATGGTGCACGACTACTGGATGCACCGCGACGAGCCCGCGTTCGTGCGCGCGCTGCTGCCCGGCGTACGCGGCGTGCTCGCGTGGTACGAGCGGCACGTCGACTCCACGGGCATGGTGGGGCCGACGCCGTGGTGGAACTACGTGGACTGGACGCCTGCGTGGCGGAACGGCGTTCCGCCCGGCGCCGACCGCGGGCACTCCGCCATGACGTCGCTGCTGTTCGTCTACGCGCTGCAGCGCGCGGCGCAGATGGAGGATTCGTTGGGCCTTCCGGCCGAGGGCTCGCGCGAGCGCGCGCTCGCCGCACGGATCACCGCCGCGGTGCGCGCGCGGACGTGGCGCCCGGCGCGCGGCCTGTTCGCCGACGCACCCGACTCGGCCTCGTTCAGCCAGCAGACGAACGTGATGGCCGTGCTGTCCGGCGCGGTGCCGGCGGCCGAGCGGCGCACGGTGATGGAGCGCGTGCTCGCCGACACGACGCTCGTGCGGGCGAGCTACTACTACGGCTTCTACGTTCTGGAGGCGCTGCGCGAGGCGGGGCTCGGCGAGCGCTACGTGGAGCAGCTCGCGCCGTGGCGGGGGATGCTCGCGTTAGGCCTCACGACGACACCGGAGACGCCCGAGCCGACGCGCTCCGACTCGCACGCGTGGAGCGCGCATCCGAACTACGGTCTGCTCGCCACGGTGCTCGGCGTGCGGCCGTCGGCGCCCGGATTCCGCCGCGTGCGGGTGGCGCCGAGCCTGGGCCCGCTGCACCGCGCCGAGGGGCGCGTGCCCCACCCGCTCGGCGACGTGGAGGTGCGCCTGGAGCGCGTCGGCGCGACGGGCGTCCGCGGCGAGGTCACGCTGCCGGCCGGTCTTTCCGGTACCTTTGTATGGCGTGGCCGCGAAGCGCCGCTGCACGCGGGGCGGCAGGAGATCCGGCTGTGA
- a CDS encoding glycoside hydrolase family 16 protein: MPRCTIARAALATLLAGAVLAACASSTAPHATTTTTSTPTTPVTPATPPAQWALAWSDEFDGPAGATFDRAKWTADTGGGGWGNQEREFYTTRPENVSLDGAGHLVITARAESPTSGYRCWYGACTHTSARLKTQGLFDQTYGRFEARIQIPRGQGIWPAFWMLGRDIDTVGWPRSGEIDIMENIGKEPNVVHGTIHGPGYSGGNGIGGPYALDRGAFADDFHVFAVEWEPGEIRWLVDGQQYRRTTSGVIPATSQWVFDHPFFVLLNLAVGGAWPGDPDATTSFPQRMVVDYVRVYKR, translated from the coding sequence ATGCCGCGCTGCACCATCGCCCGAGCCGCGCTCGCCACCCTGCTGGCCGGGGCCGTGCTGGCCGCGTGCGCGTCGAGCACGGCACCGCACGCCACGACGACGACGACGAGCACGCCGACGACGCCCGTGACCCCCGCCACGCCGCCCGCGCAGTGGGCGCTCGCCTGGAGCGACGAGTTCGACGGCCCCGCCGGCGCGACGTTCGACCGCGCGAAGTGGACCGCCGACACCGGCGGCGGCGGCTGGGGAAACCAGGAGCGCGAGTTCTACACGACGCGCCCCGAGAACGTGTCGCTCGACGGCGCCGGGCATCTCGTCATCACCGCGCGCGCCGAGTCGCCGACGTCCGGCTACCGGTGCTGGTACGGCGCGTGTACGCACACGTCGGCGCGGCTCAAGACGCAGGGACTGTTCGACCAGACCTACGGCCGCTTCGAGGCGCGCATCCAGATCCCGCGCGGCCAGGGGATCTGGCCGGCGTTCTGGATGCTCGGCCGCGACATCGACACCGTGGGTTGGCCGCGCTCCGGCGAGATCGACATCATGGAGAACATCGGCAAGGAGCCGAACGTCGTGCACGGCACGATCCACGGCCCCGGCTACTCCGGCGGCAACGGCATCGGTGGGCCGTACGCGCTCGACCGCGGCGCGTTCGCGGACGACTTCCACGTCTTCGCGGTGGAGTGGGAGCCGGGCGAGATCCGATGGCTCGTCGACGGGCAGCAGTACCGCCGCACGACGAGCGGCGTGATCCCGGCGACGTCGCAGTGGGTCTTCGACCACCCGTTCTTCGTGCTCCTGAACCTCGCCGTCGGCGGCGCGTGGCCGGGCGATCCGGACGCGACGACGAGCTTCCCGCAGCGGATGGTCGTGGACTACGTGCGCGTCTACAAGCGATGA
- a CDS encoding 3-keto-disaccharide hydrolase produces MRIVLLALLVTTACASGRAGGPASRPNDPDARAWIDLFDGRSLAGWTPKIAKHDVGENFAETFRVRDGVIQARYDGYGGSYGNQFGHLYYDRPFSYYLLSLEYRFLGDLYPGAPSYTLRNSGVMIHSQDPRTMPRDQNFPISVEVQFLGGLGDGKARPTGNMCSPGTAVVFNGRLDPRHCINSTSKTIHGDAWVRTEVLVLGDSIVKTMIDGDTVLVYEKPQMAAGVVTGFDPKMLVPGKLLTGGFIALQAEGHPVDFRNVRVLNLEGCTDRRATNYKSYYVHSNPSACTYR; encoded by the coding sequence ATGCGGATCGTCCTCCTCGCCCTGCTGGTGACCACGGCGTGCGCGTCCGGGCGCGCGGGTGGCCCGGCCAGCCGGCCTAACGATCCCGACGCGCGCGCGTGGATCGACCTGTTCGACGGCCGCTCGCTCGCCGGCTGGACGCCGAAGATCGCGAAGCACGACGTCGGCGAGAACTTCGCCGAGACGTTCCGTGTGCGCGACGGCGTCATCCAGGCGCGCTACGACGGCTACGGTGGGAGCTACGGCAACCAGTTCGGGCACCTCTACTACGACCGCCCGTTCTCCTACTATCTCCTGTCGCTCGAGTACCGTTTCCTCGGCGACCTGTATCCCGGCGCGCCGTCGTACACGCTGCGCAACAGCGGCGTCATGATCCACTCGCAGGACCCGCGCACCATGCCGCGCGACCAGAACTTCCCGATCTCGGTCGAGGTGCAGTTCCTCGGCGGGCTCGGCGACGGCAAGGCGCGGCCCACGGGCAACATGTGCTCGCCGGGCACCGCGGTGGTGTTCAACGGCCGCCTCGACCCGCGACATTGCATCAACTCGACGTCGAAGACGATCCACGGCGACGCGTGGGTGCGCACGGAGGTGCTCGTGCTCGGCGACTCCATCGTGAAGACGATGATCGACGGCGACACCGTGCTCGTGTACGAGAAGCCGCAGATGGCGGCCGGCGTCGTCACGGGATTCGACCCGAAGATGCTCGTGCCCGGCAAGCTCCTGACTGGTGGCTTCATCGCGCTGCAGGCCGAGGGGCATCCGGTCGACTTCCGGAACGTGCGCGTGTTGAACCTCGAGGGGTGCACGGACCGGCGCGCGACCAATTACAAGTCCTATTACGTGCACTCGAACCCGTCCGCCTGCACCTACCGATGA